A window from Kovacikia minuta CCNUW1 encodes these proteins:
- the rplO gene encoding 50S ribosomal protein L15 — protein MRLNDAVPKEGSQKRPRRVGRGIAAGQGASCGFGMRGQKSRSGRPTRPGFEGGQMPLYRRLPKLKHFPLVNRKTYTVINVSDLASLAANSEVTLSSLIEAGIVTSDDGPLKVLGDGEIGVPLQVKAAAFTSAARAKIEAAKGTCELPEA, from the coding sequence ATGAGACTTAACGATGCAGTACCAAAAGAAGGTTCTCAAAAACGCCCCCGCCGCGTTGGAAGGGGGATAGCAGCAGGTCAGGGGGCAAGCTGTGGCTTCGGTATGAGAGGGCAGAAATCGCGATCGGGTCGTCCTACCCGTCCAGGCTTTGAAGGCGGGCAAATGCCTCTTTACCGCCGACTACCCAAGCTAAAGCACTTCCCTTTGGTCAACCGAAAAACCTATACCGTGATTAATGTCAGTGATTTGGCATCTCTCGCTGCGAATAGCGAAGTTACCCTATCTTCCCTGATTGAGGCAGGCATTGTCACCTCTGACGATGGACCATTAAAGGTTTTAGGTGATGGTGAAATAGGAGTTCCTCTGCAAGTGAAGGCTGCGGCTTTTACATCTGCGGCTCGCGCTAAAATTGAAGCAGCAAAGGGAACCTGTGAGTTACCTGAAGCCTGA
- the rpsE gene encoding 30S ribosomal protein S5 has protein sequence MAKGRKNTKSREKETDWQERVVQIRRVTKVVKGGKKLSFRAIVIVGNERGQVGVGVGKASDVIGAVKKGVADGKKHLIEVPLTKSNSIPHPAIGAGGGAKVMMRPAAPGTGVIAGGAVRTVLELAGVRNVLAKQLGSGNPLNNARAAVTALETLRTFSEVAEERGIPIENLYA, from the coding sequence ATGGCAAAGGGTCGGAAAAACACCAAGAGTCGGGAAAAGGAAACAGATTGGCAAGAGCGAGTTGTTCAGATCCGTCGGGTGACAAAAGTTGTCAAAGGCGGGAAAAAGCTCAGCTTCCGGGCGATCGTAATTGTCGGTAATGAGCGTGGGCAAGTAGGTGTTGGTGTCGGCAAAGCAAGTGATGTCATTGGTGCTGTGAAGAAAGGTGTTGCAGACGGTAAGAAGCACCTGATCGAAGTCCCTTTGACCAAATCAAACTCCATTCCCCATCCTGCAATTGGTGCAGGCGGCGGTGCCAAGGTAATGATGCGTCCCGCTGCTCCAGGTACAGGGGTAATTGCTGGCGGAGCGGTTCGGACTGTCCTTGAGTTGGCAGGTGTGCGGAATGTACTGGCCAAGCAGCTAGGGTCTGGAAACCCTCTTAACAATGCACGAGCCGCAGTAACTGCCCTGGAAACCCTGCGTACCTTCTCCGAAGTTGCAGAAGAACGGGGAATTCCAATTGAAAACCTTTATGCCTAG
- the rpsH gene encoding 30S ribosomal protein S8 gives MAANDTIADMLTRIRNANLARHQTTEVPSTKMTRSIAKVLKDEGFIAEYEEVGEGVKRNLVISLKYKGKGKRPIITTLKRVSKPGFRVYSNRRELPRVLGGIGIAIISTSSGIMTDREARRTGLGGEVLCYVW, from the coding sequence ATGGCGGCAAACGACACTATTGCAGATATGCTGACACGAATTCGGAACGCCAATCTGGCTCGTCATCAAACGACCGAAGTTCCGTCCACCAAAATGACTCGCAGCATCGCTAAAGTCCTCAAGGACGAAGGTTTTATTGCAGAGTATGAAGAAGTGGGCGAAGGCGTTAAACGAAATCTCGTTATTTCCCTGAAATATAAAGGCAAGGGAAAGCGACCGATTATTACAACCCTTAAGCGTGTTAGTAAACCAGGGTTCCGGGTCTATTCAAACCGTCGGGAACTACCAAGGGTGCTTGGAGGGATCGGCATCGCGATTATTTCGACTTCTAGCGGGATTATGACCGATCGCGAAGCCCGTCGAACCGGACTGGGTGGAGAAGTCCTTTGCTACGTTTGGTAA
- the rplR gene encoding 50S ribosomal protein L18 has product MKLSRKESTRRRHNRVRRRVLGTSERPRLAVFRSNQHIYAQVIDDSKQHTLVAASTLDPELKPTLSASANCEASTAVGRLIAERSLKQGINQVVFDRGGNLYHGRVKALADAAREAGLNF; this is encoded by the coding sequence ATGAAGCTAAGTCGTAAGGAATCAACTCGTCGTCGGCATAATCGAGTGCGTCGTCGGGTTCTTGGCACCTCGGAACGCCCTCGCTTGGCAGTATTCCGCTCCAATCAGCATATCTATGCACAAGTTATTGATGACTCGAAGCAGCACACGCTTGTGGCTGCCTCTACGCTTGACCCAGAACTGAAACCTACCTTAAGTGCAAGCGCAAACTGTGAGGCATCAACCGCCGTTGGTCGGTTGATTGCGGAGCGGTCACTCAAACAGGGCATCAATCAAGTTGTCTTTGATCGGGGTGGAAACCTCTATCATGGTCGGGTGAAAGCTTTAGCGGACGCTGCTCGTGAAGCAGGATTGAATTTTTAA
- the secY gene encoding preprotein translocase subunit SecY, whose translation MVVSRDKTPSAQETFAQMAQAAGLRGRILLTVGMLILIRLGMFLPLPGIDRQAFHDSIQNSPLIGFLDIFSGRGISTLGVFALGILPYINASIILQLLTAAIPSLENLQKNEGEAGRRKISQITRYVALGWAIIQSIGISVWVKPFVTNWSPLFILQTVLALTAGAMFVMWVGELITERGIGNGASLLIFVNIVSTLPRSLGQTLELAQSGDRGIVLGVVLLLLVFLVMIVGIVFVQEGTRRIPIISARRQVGRRMYMERSSYLPLRLNQGGVMPIIFASAVLVLPLTLAQFTKNETAIKIANYVSPSGPTPWAYMVLYLVLILFFSYFYASLIVNPVDMSQNLKKMGASIPGIRPGKATSDYIERVLNRLTFLGAIFLGLVAILPTAVEGATQVRTFQGLGATSLLILVGVAIDTAKQIQTYVISQRYEGMVKQ comes from the coding sequence ATGGTCGTTAGTCGAGACAAAACGCCAAGCGCTCAAGAAACTTTTGCCCAAATGGCTCAAGCCGCTGGATTGAGAGGGCGTATTCTGTTAACGGTTGGAATGCTTATCTTAATTCGTTTGGGGATGTTTCTTCCGTTGCCAGGTATTGATCGGCAGGCATTCCATGACAGCATCCAAAACAGTCCATTGATTGGCTTCCTCGATATTTTTTCGGGGCGAGGTATTTCGACCTTAGGGGTTTTTGCCCTGGGTATTTTGCCTTATATCAATGCTTCTATTATTCTTCAGCTTTTGACAGCAGCCATTCCTTCTCTGGAAAACTTGCAAAAGAACGAAGGGGAAGCGGGACGCCGTAAGATTTCGCAGATAACCCGCTACGTTGCGCTGGGGTGGGCAATTATTCAAAGTATTGGAATCTCGGTCTGGGTAAAACCTTTTGTGACTAACTGGAGTCCTCTGTTCATCTTACAAACCGTCCTGGCACTGACAGCAGGTGCCATGTTTGTTATGTGGGTGGGAGAACTCATAACAGAGCGTGGAATTGGTAATGGGGCTTCCTTGTTAATCTTTGTCAATATTGTCTCAACGTTGCCAAGGTCGTTAGGGCAAACCTTAGAATTGGCGCAAAGTGGCGATCGGGGCATTGTTTTAGGGGTTGTCCTTTTGCTGCTTGTGTTCCTGGTTATGATCGTGGGGATTGTTTTCGTCCAGGAAGGAACTCGCCGCATTCCGATCATCTCAGCTCGTAGGCAGGTTGGACGTCGGATGTACATGGAACGCAGCAGCTACCTGCCGTTGCGCCTCAATCAAGGTGGGGTAATGCCCATCATCTTTGCATCAGCAGTATTGGTTCTACCCCTCACTCTGGCTCAATTTACCAAGAATGAAACGGCGATTAAGATCGCAAATTATGTTAGCCCCAGTGGTCCAACCCCCTGGGCATATATGGTGCTTTATTTAGTTTTAATTCTGTTTTTTAGCTACTTTTATGCTTCTCTGATTGTAAATCCGGTTGATATGTCCCAGAACTTGAAGAAGATGGGAGCAAGTATTCCTGGGATTCGTCCCGGCAAGGCAACCAGCGATTACATCGAACGAGTCCTGAATCGGCTGACGTTCCTGGGCGCGATTTTCCTGGGTTTGGTTGCGATTCTCCCAACTGCTGTTGAAGGTGCAACACAGGTTAGAACATTCCAGGGTTTAGGTGCAACCTCCCTGCTGATCCTGGTGGGTGTGGCGATCGACACGGCAAAGCAAATCCAAACCTATGTCATTTCCCAGCGCTACGAAGGGATGGTGAAGCAATAG
- the rplF gene encoding 50S ribosomal protein L6, with product MSRIGKRPISVPAKVAVTIDGQSVTVKGPKGELSRVLPGEVTVAQEGDTLLVTRRDESRVARQRHGLCRTLVSNMVEGVSQGFQRRLEIQGVGYRAQVQGRNLILNVGYSKPVEIEPPDGIQVAVEGNVNVVVSGIDKEVVGNTAARIRAVRPPEPYKGKGIRYSGEFVRRKAGKAGKK from the coding sequence ATGTCTCGCATCGGTAAACGTCCCATTAGTGTCCCTGCCAAGGTAGCCGTCACTATCGATGGACAGTCCGTTACAGTTAAAGGTCCGAAAGGAGAGCTTTCTAGAGTTCTACCAGGAGAAGTAACCGTAGCCCAGGAGGGAGATACTTTACTGGTAACCCGACGAGATGAGTCTCGAGTAGCTCGGCAGCGTCACGGATTATGCCGTACGCTGGTTTCCAACATGGTTGAAGGGGTTTCCCAGGGTTTTCAACGTCGTCTGGAAATTCAAGGTGTGGGCTATCGGGCACAGGTACAGGGGCGAAATTTGATTCTGAACGTTGGTTACAGTAAACCGGTTGAGATTGAACCGCCCGATGGCATTCAGGTTGCTGTCGAAGGAAACGTGAATGTGGTTGTCAGCGGGATTGATAAAGAGGTTGTGGGGAATACCGCCGCTCGGATTCGGGCAGTTCGTCCACCAGAACCTTATAAAGGCAAGGGTATTCGCTATTCAGGTGAGTTTGTCAGACGCAAGGCTGGTAAGGCAGGGAAGAAATAG